One Janthinobacterium sp. TB1-E2 genomic region harbors:
- a CDS encoding TetR/AcrR family transcriptional regulator, translating into MAQMGRPRTFDRQAAVEQAMFLFWQQGYESTSLSQLKASLGGGISAPSFYAAFGSKEALFREAAQCYLDTFARVTECLWDDSLAPRAAIEQALRQSASMQSEPGHPPGCMVALGCMSAPTAEHAAVAAPLTASRARTRAGFVHCVKRGMASGELPADMDAVALASVFDSFLSGVAIQARDGVGYAVFDSAITQVMRVWDVSRLTA; encoded by the coding sequence ATGGCGCAAATGGGACGGCCGCGCACGTTCGACCGGCAGGCAGCGGTGGAACAGGCCATGTTTTTATTCTGGCAACAGGGGTATGAATCGACGTCCTTGAGCCAGCTCAAGGCGAGCCTGGGCGGCGGCATTTCCGCGCCCAGCTTTTATGCGGCGTTCGGTTCGAAGGAAGCGCTGTTCCGCGAGGCGGCGCAATGCTATCTGGACACGTTTGCCCGCGTGACGGAATGCCTGTGGGACGATAGCCTGGCGCCGCGCGCGGCCATTGAGCAGGCCTTGCGCCAGTCGGCCAGCATGCAGTCCGAGCCGGGCCACCCGCCCGGCTGCATGGTGGCGCTCGGCTGCATGAGCGCGCCGACGGCCGAGCATGCGGCCGTGGCTGCACCGCTGACGGCTTCGCGCGCCCGCACGCGCGCCGGCTTCGTGCACTGCGTCAAGCGGGGCATGGCCAGCGGCGAATTGCCAGCAGATATGGATGCAGTGGCGCTGGCGTCCGTCTTCGACAGCTTTTTATCGGGCGTGGCGATCCAGGCCCGCGATGGCGTTGGCTACGCCGTGTTTGACTCTGCCATTACGCAGGTGATGCGCGTGTGGGATGTCAGCCGCTTGACCGCCTAG
- a CDS encoding GNAT family N-acetyltransferase, with protein MSVAHRRCADYRASRRKAKSGRFQPPTSSLPPGHHRLMASSCPRHFPCQPPPAPQSFQPSPNSSPAFEGLGIGKTLLELVMAELRAQGHQRLFLGCSSDPASRSFGFYRYLGWTATGETDKYGDDVLEFRFTA; from the coding sequence ATGAGCGTGGCGCACAGGCGATGCGCCGATTATCGTGCTTCGCGGAGGAAAGCGAAGAGTGGACGGTTTCAGCCGCCGACAAGCAGTTTGCCGCCTGGCCACCATCGGCTCATGGCGTCCTCTTGTCCGCGCCATTTTCCTTGTCAGCCGCCGCCAGCCCCCCAGTCATTCCAGCCTTCGCCAAACAGCTCGCCCGCATTCGAAGGCTTAGGCATCGGCAAGACCTTGCTGGAACTGGTAATGGCGGAACTGCGGGCCCAAGGCCATCAGCGGCTGTTCCTCGGCTGCTCCAGCGATCCCGCCTCGCGCTCCTTCGGCTTTTACCGCTACCTGGGCTGGACGGCGACGGGCGAAACGGACAAGTATGGCGACGATGTGCTGGAGTTTCGCTTTACAGCCTAG